Proteins from a single region of Bdellovibrio bacteriovorus HD100:
- a CDS encoding TrmH family RNA methyltransferase, whose protein sequence is MKKNNSRPSGRNNSQRPQQGGRPQHGRPQGAGRPQGGRPQAHAPRENQIPRDWRVVIGTHAINEVLKVRPKQVKGFWLRQGFENSGDLRDMNELALKNHIKVELKAEAALEKFGPSQQGAAIFVDGAPEFDMASLEGLDKSMVLILDGIEDPHNLGAILRTSWLVGAQGVLIPEDRAVGLTPTVHKVACGGVEHVPVEETTNFANYAEELKKQGYWIYGLSPRGKRSIFELELPDKVVWAIGSEDKGMRVTTERLCDELVFIPQASSSASYNASVATAMALTETLRQHAPRGNRKKS, encoded by the coding sequence ATGAAGAAAAATAACTCTCGTCCCTCTGGCAGAAACAACTCTCAACGTCCTCAGCAGGGTGGTCGCCCACAGCATGGTCGTCCTCAAGGCGCGGGTCGTCCGCAAGGGGGCCGTCCACAGGCTCACGCTCCTCGTGAAAATCAGATCCCGCGTGACTGGCGTGTGGTGATCGGCACGCATGCGATTAACGAGGTGCTGAAGGTGCGTCCTAAGCAGGTTAAGGGCTTCTGGCTCCGCCAGGGCTTTGAGAACTCGGGCGATCTGCGTGATATGAACGAACTGGCTTTGAAAAATCATATCAAAGTGGAGCTGAAGGCCGAAGCCGCGCTGGAAAAGTTCGGTCCGTCCCAGCAGGGAGCTGCGATCTTTGTGGATGGCGCCCCGGAATTTGATATGGCTAGTCTGGAAGGTCTGGATAAATCCATGGTTTTGATTCTGGATGGCATTGAAGATCCTCACAATTTGGGAGCGATTCTCAGAACCTCCTGGTTGGTGGGGGCTCAAGGTGTTCTGATTCCGGAAGACCGCGCTGTCGGTTTGACGCCTACGGTACATAAAGTGGCCTGCGGTGGTGTGGAGCATGTGCCGGTTGAAGAGACGACGAACTTCGCTAACTATGCGGAAGAACTTAAAAAACAGGGCTATTGGATCTATGGGTTAAGCCCGCGTGGAAAGCGATCTATTTTCGAATTAGAGCTGCCGGACAAGGTTGTTTGGGCGATTGGTTCCGAAGACAAAGGAATGAGAGTGACAACGGAGCGTCTTTGTGATGAATTAGTATTCATACCGCAAGCTAGTTCTTCGGCGAGTTATAATGCCTCAGTGGCGACGGCCATGGCACTAACTGAGACCCTTAGACAGCATGCGCCGCGCGGAAATCGAAAAAAATCGTAA
- the pyrF gene encoding orotidine-5'-phosphate decarboxylase: MNKNLRAHPMKNPIILALDVDTRDQALKIADDLSDIVGGIKLGPRLCLRYGMDFVKEMAQRAPIFLDNKHFDIPSTMEAAVRASFEAGASLVTVHALSGKEALTRMAAVEKELNQQRPFRILAVTILTSWDQNSLPVNMKSQPIAQHVTELASLVKDSGLSGVVCSPHELDLLQNRDLYLVTPGIRFSMQDSGDQKRIMGPKEALRAGASALVVGRPILEASNIKEAATDFVMAMYEEK, encoded by the coding sequence ATGAACAAAAATCTGCGTGCTCACCCCATGAAAAATCCGATTATTTTGGCTCTGGATGTGGATACCCGCGATCAGGCCCTGAAAATTGCCGACGATCTTTCAGATATCGTCGGGGGGATCAAGCTGGGGCCGCGTCTGTGCCTGCGTTACGGGATGGATTTCGTCAAAGAAATGGCGCAACGAGCCCCGATTTTTCTGGATAACAAGCACTTCGACATTCCCTCCACCATGGAGGCCGCTGTGCGCGCCAGCTTTGAGGCGGGGGCGTCTTTGGTGACGGTGCATGCCCTGAGTGGCAAAGAGGCTCTGACCCGCATGGCAGCGGTGGAAAAAGAGCTGAATCAACAGCGTCCGTTCCGCATTCTGGCGGTGACGATTCTGACGTCCTGGGATCAAAATTCGCTGCCAGTGAATATGAAATCTCAACCGATCGCCCAGCACGTGACGGAGCTGGCTTCTTTGGTGAAGGATTCGGGTTTGTCCGGTGTCGTGTGTTCCCCTCACGAATTGGACCTTTTACAAAACCGAGATCTTTACCTTGTCACTCCGGGAATTCGCTTTAGTATGCAGGATTCCGGCGATCAAAAACGTATCATGGGACCCAAAGAGGCACTGCGTGCAGGTGCTTCCGCGCTGGTCGTGGGTCGCCCTATTCTGGAAGCTTCCAACATCAAGGAAGCGGCCACTGATTTTGTGATGGCAATGTATGAAGAAAAATAA
- a CDS encoding methyl-accepting chemotaxis protein yields the protein MKTFRPRRKLIVNREVQFDVVMHVSVFVAVLFLGQLFAAWMFIGKIQELAGTGAFSLMSVQEFISRYKTVFLVYQLIPVLLGLVVGFWYFNRMTRRIVGPLFNIKRTVKRMADENLDSVEIHLRENDYFQDLAQDINVVLQKKTK from the coding sequence ATGAAAACATTCCGTCCGCGCCGCAAATTGATCGTCAATCGTGAAGTGCAGTTTGATGTGGTTATGCACGTCAGTGTCTTTGTGGCCGTGTTGTTTCTGGGGCAGCTCTTCGCGGCCTGGATGTTCATTGGAAAGATTCAGGAACTGGCCGGAACGGGCGCTTTTTCACTGATGTCGGTGCAGGAGTTTATATCCCGCTACAAAACTGTGTTCCTGGTTTATCAGCTGATCCCGGTTTTGCTGGGGCTGGTGGTGGGTTTCTGGTACTTCAACCGCATGACCCGCAGAATTGTCGGGCCGCTTTTTAACATCAAACGCACCGTCAAACGCATGGCGGACGAAAACCTGGATTCAGTCGAGATTCATCTGCGTGAAAATGACTATTTCCAGGATCTGGCCCAGGACATCAACGTGGTTTTGCAGAAAAAGACCAAGTGA
- a CDS encoding alpha/beta hydrolase-fold protein, with product MKFAVGMLAFSLVVFASNGFAGTQPVCGTQTTSLGDSYDYCVHTGNRAKTQDVVYYFHGLWGNARQFFDQRRDTSWVLKRWAQLGYEPSVVTISFGEIWLLVNNQKFPLLPVFQNEMMPFLEGKVGGLGGGRRLLMGESMGGFNASQASLQLPATFSKVALLCPALTVIGPYSSPEDIDKYIARTKALRSRVNLMLGISREVFADEADWQSHNPFNLLTRYPGLIRPVFFVSTGLQDEFGFQEGSAEFVKAAQSAGFSATWLPLAGGHCKYNREALAQFFLSRIR from the coding sequence ATGAAATTCGCAGTAGGGATGCTGGCGTTTTCTTTGGTGGTGTTTGCTTCAAATGGATTTGCAGGGACGCAGCCGGTCTGTGGAACCCAAACAACTTCTTTGGGCGATTCTTATGACTATTGTGTTCATACCGGGAATCGGGCGAAAACCCAGGATGTGGTTTATTACTTCCATGGTCTGTGGGGGAATGCCCGGCAGTTCTTTGATCAGCGTCGCGACACTTCGTGGGTGTTGAAGCGCTGGGCTCAGTTGGGTTATGAGCCGTCTGTCGTAACTATTTCGTTTGGTGAAATCTGGCTGCTGGTCAACAACCAGAAGTTCCCGCTGCTGCCGGTTTTTCAAAATGAGATGATGCCGTTTCTGGAAGGCAAAGTCGGAGGCCTGGGCGGCGGACGCCGTCTGCTGATGGGGGAATCCATGGGGGGCTTTAATGCCTCACAAGCCTCGCTGCAGTTGCCGGCGACCTTTTCCAAGGTGGCCCTGTTGTGTCCGGCGCTGACCGTGATCGGACCCTATTCTTCCCCGGAAGACATCGACAAATACATTGCCCGCACCAAGGCCCTGCGCTCCCGGGTGAATCTGATGCTGGGGATTTCCCGCGAGGTCTTTGCTGATGAGGCGGACTGGCAAAGCCACAATCCCTTCAATCTGCTCACTCGCTACCCAGGTCTGATCAGGCCGGTGTTCTTTGTGTCTACGGGCTTGCAGGACGAGTTCGGCTTTCAAGAAGGCTCCGCCGAGTTTGTGAAGGCCGCTCAAAGCGCAGGGTTTTCAGCGACGTGGCTGCCACTGGCCGGGGGGCACTGCAAATACAACCGCGAGGCGCTGGCGCAGTTTTTCCTAAGTCGCATCCGCTGA
- the purM gene encoding phosphoribosylformylglycinamidine cyclo-ligase, with protein MTTQLMDYKDAGVDITKADAFVERIKNLVPTTFNDQVLQGIGGFAAVYKLTEEKYLASCTDGVGTKLKLAQTLNKHHGIGIDLVAMCVNDLLCVGAKPLFFLDYMAFGKLDTQVSEELIAGMVDGCRQSGMALIGGETAEMPGVYQGNEYDLAGFSVGEMSPADLYDEKDMNEGDVLIGIASSGFHSNGYSLLRKLVQEDETDLMQELLTPTRIYVKLVNELRRRFPMAMVGASHITGGGIHNIPRMSEKFDYDISGWPALNEMAPVFGKIIPRAGLSGEELYRTFNMGVGLVLLIKKGQADAVQTWLASQGEKHWRLGSIQKGSGQIAPARH; from the coding sequence ATGACGACGCAATTGATGGACTACAAAGATGCTGGAGTTGACATCACCAAGGCCGATGCTTTCGTTGAAAGAATCAAAAACCTGGTGCCGACCACATTCAATGACCAGGTTCTTCAGGGCATTGGCGGCTTTGCGGCTGTCTACAAGCTGACCGAAGAAAAGTACCTGGCTTCCTGCACTGACGGAGTGGGTACGAAGCTGAAACTGGCGCAAACCCTGAACAAACACCACGGTATCGGAATCGATCTGGTGGCAATGTGTGTGAATGACTTGTTGTGTGTCGGTGCAAAACCGCTGTTCTTTTTGGATTACATGGCCTTTGGAAAGCTCGACACCCAAGTCAGTGAAGAGCTGATTGCCGGAATGGTCGACGGCTGCCGTCAGTCCGGCATGGCCTTGATCGGTGGTGAAACGGCCGAAATGCCCGGCGTGTATCAGGGGAATGAATATGACCTTGCCGGCTTCAGCGTGGGCGAGATGTCACCGGCGGATCTGTACGATGAAAAAGACATGAACGAAGGCGATGTGCTGATCGGGATTGCGTCGTCAGGCTTTCACTCCAATGGTTATTCTTTGCTTAGAAAACTGGTGCAGGAAGATGAAACCGATCTGATGCAGGAACTGCTGACGCCCACACGTATTTACGTGAAGCTGGTCAATGAGCTTCGCCGTAGGTTCCCGATGGCGATGGTGGGGGCTTCCCATATCACAGGCGGGGGCATTCACAATATCCCGCGCATGAGTGAAAAGTTTGATTATGATATTTCCGGCTGGCCGGCATTGAATGAAATGGCTCCGGTCTTTGGCAAAATCATTCCGCGCGCAGGTCTTTCGGGTGAAGAGCTCTATCGCACCTTCAACATGGGGGTGGGGCTGGTTCTGTTGATTAAGAAAGGGCAGGCGGATGCCGTACAAACATGGTTGGCCTCCCAAGGCGAGAAGCACTGGCGCTTAGGCTCCATACAAAAAGGCTCAGGCCAAATCGCCCCCGCGCGTCACTAG
- the purH gene encoding bifunctional phosphoribosylaminoimidazolecarboxamide formyltransferase/IMP cyclohydrolase, with the protein MNPIRRALLSVSDKTGLLELAKNLAAQNVELIASGGTAKALTEAGLKVTAVETLSGKGEAFNGRMKTISFEIASSLLFRRQDENDVRQAAELGIEPIDLVVVNLYPFHATLQKQAGFEECIENIDIGGPTLLRAGAKNFHSVTVLCDPSQYSEFLKEFNGNNGSTTWEFRQKCAAAVYTMTAFYDMAIAGFLTQNSGAALRYGENPHQKAVVLKDPFADGLAHAKSLQGKEMSYNNYLDADFALKTLQDVHRWQGEKALPAAVVVKHNTPCGMAVAETPLRALEKAWKGDEKSSFGGIIALNVPVTEDIAAFFAEKFVEVILAPSFTEGAREKLKKNCRVMEVSLKPNPSMQVRSIEGGLLLQDADGFDLSHMKTVTQKQVSPEQQRLAAFAMLAVKNLKSNAIALCRQDGPEFELLTMGSGQTNRIDCIEKLITSRLADKGITDLTGVVLASDAFFPFADSIQVSAKLGVQTIIQPGGSVKDPEVIAEADRLGVSMIFTGRRHFLH; encoded by the coding sequence ATGAATCCAATCCGCAGAGCTCTGTTGAGCGTCTCTGATAAAACCGGTTTGCTGGAGCTTGCAAAAAATCTGGCAGCTCAGAATGTCGAGCTGATTGCCAGCGGCGGCACCGCCAAGGCTTTGACTGAGGCCGGATTGAAAGTCACCGCGGTGGAAACTTTGAGTGGCAAAGGCGAAGCCTTCAACGGCCGCATGAAAACCATCAGCTTTGAAATTGCCTCAAGTCTTCTGTTCCGTCGTCAGGACGAAAATGACGTGCGCCAGGCCGCCGAGCTGGGGATTGAACCCATTGATCTGGTGGTGGTGAATTTGTATCCCTTCCACGCGACCCTGCAAAAGCAGGCGGGGTTTGAGGAGTGCATCGAAAACATCGATATTGGGGGCCCGACATTGCTGCGTGCCGGGGCGAAGAACTTTCATTCGGTCACAGTTTTGTGTGATCCGTCCCAGTACAGTGAATTCTTAAAAGAATTCAACGGCAACAATGGATCCACCACTTGGGAGTTCCGTCAAAAATGTGCCGCTGCCGTTTACACCATGACCGCTTTCTATGACATGGCCATCGCCGGATTCTTGACGCAAAATTCCGGGGCGGCTCTAAGATACGGCGAAAACCCGCATCAAAAAGCGGTGGTGCTGAAAGACCCGTTTGCTGACGGTCTGGCCCACGCCAAATCCCTGCAAGGCAAAGAGATGTCCTACAATAACTATCTGGACGCCGACTTTGCCCTAAAGACTTTGCAGGATGTGCACCGCTGGCAAGGTGAAAAAGCCCTGCCAGCCGCGGTGGTTGTGAAACATAACACGCCTTGCGGAATGGCCGTCGCCGAAACCCCGTTGCGGGCTTTGGAAAAAGCCTGGAAAGGGGACGAGAAAAGTTCCTTTGGTGGGATCATCGCCCTGAACGTTCCGGTGACTGAAGACATTGCCGCGTTCTTTGCTGAAAAATTTGTCGAAGTGATTCTGGCACCGTCTTTCACTGAAGGCGCTCGCGAAAAGCTGAAAAAGAACTGCCGCGTGATGGAGGTTTCATTAAAGCCAAATCCCTCCATGCAGGTGCGTTCCATCGAGGGCGGACTGCTGCTGCAGGATGCAGACGGCTTTGATTTAAGCCATATGAAAACCGTCACGCAAAAACAAGTCAGCCCGGAACAGCAGCGTCTGGCGGCTTTTGCGATGCTGGCGGTGAAGAACCTGAAAAGCAACGCCATCGCCCTTTGCCGTCAGGACGGGCCCGAGTTTGAGCTTCTGACCATGGGATCAGGACAAACCAACCGCATCGACTGCATCGAAAAACTGATCACTTCGCGCCTGGCAGACAAGGGCATCACCGATCTTACCGGCGTGGTACTGGCTTCAGACGCGTTCTTCCCGTTTGCTGATTCCATTCAGGTGTCTGCAAAACTGGGAGTTCAAACCATCATTCAACCCGGCGGATCTGTGAAAGATCCGGAAGTGATCGCTGAAGCTGATCGCCTGGGTGTATCCATGATCTTTACCGGCCGCCGCCACTTTTTACACTAG
- a CDS encoding phosphoribosylformylglycinamidine synthase subunit PurQ, which produces MSIKPKFLVLWGDGINCENETARAVSLAGGEADKVHVNDLLANPGRLNEYQALVIPGGFSFGDHLGSGQVLALKLEMNLKNELKQFVKTRPVLGICNGFQTLIKLGLLPDADFQRSCALVKNEQGHFIDRWIEVERNEKSPCIWTRDLPARFALPIRHGEGRFVCRDESLLQRLLTQNQAVLRYTEDVNGAQAQIAGVCDPSGLVFALMPHPEAAVHDWHLPYEGEAWGLEFFKSAVNYLNQEMGVTV; this is translated from the coding sequence ATGTCTATCAAGCCTAAGTTTCTGGTTTTGTGGGGTGATGGAATCAACTGTGAAAATGAAACAGCCCGAGCCGTATCTTTGGCCGGTGGTGAAGCAGACAAAGTCCACGTCAATGACCTGTTGGCAAACCCAGGGCGCTTGAATGAATACCAGGCACTGGTGATCCCGGGTGGCTTTTCTTTTGGCGATCACCTGGGCAGCGGTCAAGTGCTGGCTTTGAAGCTTGAAATGAATCTGAAAAACGAATTGAAGCAGTTCGTGAAAACCCGCCCGGTGCTGGGCATCTGCAATGGCTTTCAGACACTGATCAAGCTGGGCCTGTTGCCGGACGCTGACTTTCAGCGCAGCTGTGCCCTGGTGAAAAACGAGCAGGGTCATTTCATTGACCGCTGGATTGAAGTGGAAAGAAACGAAAAGTCCCCTTGCATCTGGACCCGCGATCTTCCCGCCAGATTCGCTCTGCCGATTCGTCATGGCGAAGGACGCTTTGTCTGTCGCGATGAAAGTCTGTTACAGCGTCTGCTGACCCAGAATCAGGCAGTGCTTCGTTACACTGAAGACGTCAATGGCGCTCAGGCGCAGATCGCCGGTGTCTGTGATCCGTCCGGTTTGGTTTTTGCCCTGATGCCTCACCCTGAAGCGGCCGTGCATGATTGGCACCTGCCTTACGAAGGCGAAGCCTGGGGTTTGGAATTTTTTAAAAGTGCTGTGAATTATCTGAATCAGGAAATGGGAGTGACGGTATGA
- a CDS encoding phosphoribosylformylglycinamidine synthase subunit PurL, translating to MQRISVRSRYDHSTEKALKSALSLEAPVNELQLRRVYWLLEKKSGAAKEFPLQAVMDKVFFDPISEVQQTGFMDYQDGKTYVEVRFLAGVTDNMARTATEALMLFSAQHNSSWQEFPLEVHSGWEMEISGDISKEQIQKVLFQNLANPLLNKLEIQTGAALKQENSWAAYPNFWKASEHTPQLQLLNLDVETLQRINNERGLALSDEEIQTILTHFSSPEVAAERASYGWHGKITEVELECLAQTWSEHCKHKIFAAEVDYTEACGDFPALGDKKITSLYKSYIQKATKDLDDCGYLVSVFKDNAGIVDFDSKLNVCVKVETHNSPSALDPFGGALTGILGVNRDILGCGLGAKPVANTDVFCLSTPNLFPASDSPQRPELLKDPGVIFRGVHQGVEEGGNQSGIPTINGAFCFASEFAAKPLIFVGSVGVMPKTVHGRASESKEIRPGDLIVVAGGRLGKDGVHGATFSSLALHDNVASNVVQIGDSITQKRLLDFTLKARDNGWIQAITDNGAGGVSSSIGEMAQYSGGARMDLGLHPVKYSGLEYWEMLVSESQERMSYAVSPNHLMDFMNLARHMGVEAFVLGEFTDSGSFDIFHGKEPLAKLKLEFLHEGLSRMKLKAHFDGPKQYQEYFRAEGKAPLTGNDLAAALKKVLANPNVASREPLVRYYDHEVQGATRVKPYGGKTQSGANDAGVLDLSVHGGDDNNAVAVSNGLCPQFSWYDTYLMAQKAVDESVRNLVATGADPAKMALVDNFCWPDPTPKASNPDAAHKMAQLVRACAGLYDAALAYRAPFVSGKDSMKNDFIGKTKGGDTVKISVPPTLLVTAMAQVPDATKTAPGFFQNAGDLIYLLGTPTQSLYASVLSQEFTVPESAPEYPNLARNKDLYFRIFTAHQKTLLQSCHDISEGGLMTALAESGFGNNLGMKLNLESFTWNELWSETGSLFVVSVKPADKSQFEELFTHQQRLLGEVQENPVMSWQHQGATQNTALSELQKIWSEGVLNVYQA from the coding sequence ATGCAAAGAATATCCGTGCGCAGCCGCTATGATCACAGCACTGAAAAAGCTCTTAAATCGGCGTTGTCGCTGGAAGCTCCAGTGAACGAACTGCAACTGCGCCGCGTGTACTGGCTGCTTGAAAAGAAATCCGGCGCCGCCAAAGAGTTTCCTCTTCAAGCCGTAATGGATAAAGTCTTCTTTGATCCCATCTCGGAAGTTCAGCAAACCGGCTTTATGGACTATCAGGACGGTAAAACTTATGTGGAAGTCCGTTTCCTGGCCGGAGTCACCGACAACATGGCCCGCACTGCGACCGAAGCGTTGATGTTGTTTTCTGCGCAACATAATTCTTCCTGGCAGGAGTTCCCTCTGGAAGTCCACAGCGGGTGGGAGATGGAAATCAGCGGGGATATTTCCAAAGAGCAGATTCAGAAGGTTCTGTTCCAGAATCTTGCCAATCCCCTTTTAAACAAACTAGAAATCCAGACGGGCGCAGCCCTAAAACAAGAAAATTCATGGGCAGCCTATCCAAACTTTTGGAAGGCCTCTGAACACACGCCCCAGTTGCAGCTTTTGAATTTGGACGTTGAAACCCTTCAGCGCATCAACAACGAACGTGGACTGGCTCTCAGTGATGAAGAGATTCAAACCATTCTGACTCATTTCAGTTCCCCGGAAGTGGCTGCCGAGCGAGCTTCTTATGGCTGGCACGGCAAGATCACGGAAGTCGAGCTGGAGTGTCTGGCACAAACCTGGAGTGAACACTGCAAGCACAAGATCTTTGCTGCTGAAGTGGACTATACCGAGGCCTGCGGCGACTTCCCGGCCTTGGGTGACAAGAAAATCACCAGTCTTTATAAAAGCTATATCCAAAAAGCCACCAAAGATCTGGATGACTGTGGTTATCTGGTTTCCGTTTTTAAAGACAATGCAGGCATTGTCGACTTTGATTCAAAATTAAATGTGTGTGTTAAAGTCGAAACACACAATAGCCCGTCGGCGCTGGATCCTTTCGGCGGCGCTTTGACGGGCATTTTAGGTGTGAATCGCGACATTCTGGGGTGCGGCCTGGGCGCAAAGCCCGTCGCGAACACGGATGTGTTCTGTCTTTCCACTCCGAACTTGTTCCCTGCATCTGATTCTCCGCAAAGACCTGAGCTGTTAAAAGATCCCGGTGTCATCTTCCGCGGTGTCCATCAGGGGGTTGAAGAGGGCGGGAATCAAAGCGGCATTCCGACTATCAACGGTGCTTTCTGTTTTGCCAGCGAGTTTGCCGCGAAGCCTTTGATTTTTGTGGGCTCGGTGGGCGTGATGCCCAAAACTGTTCACGGCCGTGCCAGCGAATCCAAAGAAATCCGTCCCGGCGATCTGATTGTGGTGGCCGGTGGCCGTCTTGGAAAAGACGGCGTGCATGGTGCGACGTTCAGTTCGTTGGCGTTGCATGACAACGTGGCTTCCAACGTCGTGCAAATCGGTGACAGCATCACGCAAAAGCGTCTGTTGGATTTCACTCTGAAAGCCCGCGACAACGGCTGGATTCAAGCCATTACGGACAACGGGGCGGGTGGGGTTAGTTCCTCGATTGGGGAAATGGCCCAGTATTCCGGTGGCGCGCGCATGGATCTTGGCCTGCATCCGGTGAAATACTCGGGCCTTGAATATTGGGAAATGCTGGTCAGCGAATCCCAAGAGCGCATGTCTTACGCTGTCAGCCCGAATCATCTGATGGACTTTATGAATCTGGCCCGTCACATGGGTGTTGAAGCGTTTGTTCTGGGCGAATTCACTGATTCGGGATCTTTTGACATCTTCCATGGCAAAGAACCTTTGGCCAAACTTAAGTTGGAATTCCTGCATGAAGGTCTCAGCCGCATGAAGCTGAAAGCCCACTTCGACGGACCGAAACAATATCAGGAATACTTCCGCGCCGAAGGCAAAGCACCTCTGACTGGCAACGACCTGGCCGCGGCACTGAAAAAAGTTCTGGCTAATCCCAACGTGGCTTCGCGCGAACCTTTAGTTCGGTACTATGACCACGAAGTGCAAGGAGCCACCCGCGTAAAACCTTATGGTGGCAAAACCCAATCCGGAGCCAACGATGCCGGTGTGCTGGATTTGTCGGTCCACGGAGGGGATGACAACAACGCCGTGGCCGTTTCAAACGGACTGTGCCCGCAGTTTTCCTGGTACGACACTTATTTGATGGCACAAAAAGCGGTGGACGAATCCGTGCGCAATCTGGTGGCGACCGGAGCGGACCCGGCGAAGATGGCCTTGGTCGACAATTTCTGCTGGCCGGACCCGACTCCAAAAGCAAGCAATCCCGATGCGGCCCACAAGATGGCGCAGCTGGTGCGTGCGTGTGCGGGGCTTTACGATGCGGCTCTGGCTTACCGCGCTCCGTTTGTCAGTGGTAAAGACAGTATGAAAAACGACTTTATCGGAAAAACCAAGGGCGGGGACACCGTGAAGATTTCCGTACCGCCGACCTTGCTGGTAACCGCGATGGCACAGGTGCCGGATGCGACGAAAACAGCACCCGGATTCTTCCAGAATGCTGGGGATCTGATTTATCTTTTGGGCACGCCGACACAAAGTCTTTATGCTTCAGTTCTTTCCCAGGAATTCACCGTGCCGGAATCAGCACCCGAATATCCGAATCTGGCCCGCAACAAGGATCTTTATTTCCGTATCTTTACTGCCCATCAGAAAACACTTTTGCAGTCCTGCCATGATATTTCCGAGGGCGGTCTGATGACTGCTTTGGCGGAAAGCGGCTTTGGCAACAATCTGGGAATGAAGCTGAATCTGGAATCATTCACTTGGAATGAACTGTGGTCTGAAACGGGTTCCTTGTTTGTGGTCAGTGTGAAGCCTGCTGATAAGTCTCAGTTTGAAGAACTTTTCACGCATCAGCAAAGACTGCTGGGGGAAGTTCAGGAGAATCCTGTGATGAGTTGGCAGCATCAGGGAGCCACTCAAAACACCGCTTTGTCCGAATTGCAAAAAATCTGGTCTGAAGGAGTTCTGAATGTCTATCAAGCCTAA
- the purN gene encoding phosphoribosylglycinamide formyltransferase — protein sequence MNKIRIAILASGTGSNAEALMKKAQSLNSVEVTFVLSDKVGAGVLEKALNLSVRHFVVTKQSDRREHEQRVLNLLREYRIDWVFLAGYMRLLSLEFLQTFNGWHGGNSQVVNIHPSLLPAYPGVDSIRRAFEDGVEESGVTLHLVDEGMDTGPQLMQSRLPLEAGESLADWSVRFHKLEHQTYTQFLELVALGQIPTSPFEET from the coding sequence ATGAATAAAATCAGGATTGCAATCTTGGCCTCGGGAACCGGCTCCAATGCCGAAGCTCTGATGAAAAAGGCGCAGTCCCTGAATTCTGTCGAAGTCACCTTTGTCCTTTCAGACAAAGTCGGGGCGGGTGTTTTGGAAAAGGCTCTAAATCTTTCTGTGCGCCATTTTGTAGTGACAAAACAAAGCGACCGCCGCGAACACGAGCAGCGCGTGTTAAACCTGCTGCGTGAATACCGCATCGACTGGGTCTTTCTGGCAGGTTACATGCGTCTGCTAAGTCTAGAGTTTCTTCAGACCTTCAATGGCTGGCATGGTGGGAATTCACAAGTGGTGAATATTCATCCATCACTGCTGCCGGCGTACCCTGGGGTTGATTCCATCCGTCGCGCTTTTGAAGACGGTGTGGAGGAAAGTGGCGTGACCCTGCATCTGGTGGACGAGGGCATGGACACGGGCCCGCAACTGATGCAGTCGCGATTGCCTTTGGAAGCTGGCGAGAGCCTGGCCGACTGGTCCGTGCGTTTTCATAAGCTGGAACATCAAACTTACACTCAATTTCTGGAACTTGTGGCTTTGGGGCAGATCCCCACAAGCCCTTTTGAGGAGACTTAA